A genomic window from Leptolyngbya sp. BL0902 includes:
- a CDS encoding 2-isopropylmalate synthase, with translation MSHSSSPDRPSHDRILIFDTTLRDGEQSPGATLNVEEKLIIARQLARLGVDIIEAGFPFASPGDFEAVQKIAREVGTADGPVICGLARATKADIERAGEAVKPAAKGRIHTFIATSDIHMQYKLRKSRDEVLAIAPEMVAYAKTFTDDVEFSPEDAGRSDPEFLYQMLEAVIAAGATTVNIPDTVGYLTPTEFGNLIRGIKENVPNIDQAVISVHGHNDLGLAVANFLEAVKNGARQLECTINGIGERAGNAALEELVMAMHVRRSYYNPFLGRPADSEEPLTNIDTRQIYKTSRLVSNLTGMFVQPNKAIVGANAFAHESGIHQDGVLKNKLTYEIMDATSIGLTDNQIVLGKHSGRNAFRTRLQELGYELDDQSINRAFLRFKELADKKKEITDWDLQSIVNDETQQAPEHFHLGLVQVSCGDSAKPTATVTIRTPDGQELMDAAIGTGPVDAVYKAINRVVNIENQLIEFSVQSVTAGIDALGEVTIRIRHGERVFSGHAANTDIVVASAHAYLHALNRLYSALQEGQALHPQRDAAPVTVA, from the coding sequence ATGAGCCACTCGTCTAGCCCCGACCGCCCCTCGCACGACCGCATTTTGATCTTTGATACCACCCTGCGGGATGGCGAACAGTCCCCTGGGGCGACGCTAAACGTGGAGGAGAAGCTGATCATTGCGCGGCAACTGGCGCGGCTGGGGGTAGACATCATTGAAGCCGGGTTCCCCTTTGCCAGCCCTGGAGACTTTGAGGCCGTCCAAAAGATTGCCCGCGAAGTGGGTACCGCCGATGGCCCGGTGATCTGCGGCCTTGCCCGTGCGACGAAGGCCGACATTGAGCGAGCCGGAGAAGCCGTCAAGCCCGCCGCCAAGGGCCGGATTCACACCTTCATCGCCACTTCAGACATTCACATGCAGTACAAGCTGCGGAAGAGCCGGGACGAGGTGCTGGCCATTGCGCCGGAGATGGTGGCCTACGCCAAAACCTTCACCGACGATGTGGAATTTTCCCCCGAAGATGCCGGACGCTCTGACCCCGAATTTCTCTACCAAATGCTGGAGGCGGTGATTGCTGCTGGGGCGACTACGGTCAATATCCCCGACACCGTGGGCTACCTCACCCCCACCGAGTTTGGCAACCTGATTCGCGGCATCAAAGAAAACGTGCCCAACATCGACCAGGCGGTGATTTCCGTCCATGGTCACAACGACCTGGGCTTGGCGGTGGCCAACTTCCTGGAGGCCGTCAAAAACGGGGCGCGGCAGTTGGAATGCACCATCAACGGCATTGGCGAACGGGCCGGAAACGCCGCCCTGGAAGAGTTGGTGATGGCCATGCATGTGCGCCGTTCCTATTACAATCCCTTCCTCGGTCGTCCGGCGGATTCGGAAGAACCCCTCACCAACATCGACACCCGCCAGATCTACAAAACCTCGCGCCTAGTGTCGAACCTGACTGGGATGTTTGTGCAGCCCAACAAGGCGATTGTGGGGGCCAACGCCTTCGCCCACGAATCTGGCATTCACCAGGATGGTGTGCTGAAGAACAAGCTCACCTACGAGATCATGGACGCCACCTCCATCGGTCTGACGGACAACCAGATCGTGCTGGGCAAGCATTCGGGCCGCAACGCCTTCCGCACCCGCCTGCAAGAACTGGGCTATGAGCTGGATGATCAGTCTATCAACCGGGCCTTTTTGCGGTTCAAGGAACTGGCCGATAAGAAAAAAGAGATCACTGACTGGGATCTTCAGTCCATCGTCAACGACGAAACCCAGCAGGCTCCCGAACATTTCCACCTCGGCCTGGTGCAGGTGTCTTGCGGCGACAGCGCCAAACCCACCGCCACCGTCACCATCCGCACCCCCGACGGCCAAGAACTGATGGATGCTGCCATTGGCACTGGCCCCGTGGATGCGGTCTACAAGGCGATTAACCGGGTGGTGAATATCGAGAATCAGTTGATCGAATTCTCGGTGCAGTCCGTCACGGCGGGCATTGATGCCCTGGGCGAAGTCACCATCCGCATTCGCCACGGGGAGCGGGTGTTCTCTGGCCATGCCGCCAACACCGACATCGTCGTAGCCTCGGCCCACGCCTACCTGCACGCCCTCAATCGGCTCTATTCGGCCCTGCAAGAAGGGCAGGCACTCCATCCCCAGCGAGATGCTGCCCCCGTCACCGTCGCCTAG
- a CDS encoding TIGR02466 family protein, protein MPVDTWFPLAIYYEDLPDASQHRQALIEAVLALEKAGYEPRNFPEMAWTGDLHGVAQIHLDPRFAWVVAQVETHTRQYLEALGLDLDQVDLYIQRAWPVVSRHQQEVGSHCHNTAHISAVYYVAVPESGSDEAGCLAFFDDVRQNEVSPGLGSENTDIIAQWNYLNQDQALYLPTEGRLIVFPSKQRHGVTLNHTEGLRISLSFDIVLTAAPGQSAGSYEFLTPPPSQWKRFGES, encoded by the coding sequence ATGCCCGTAGACACCTGGTTTCCCCTGGCGATTTACTACGAGGATCTGCCTGATGCGTCCCAGCATCGGCAAGCCTTGATCGAGGCCGTCCTAGCCCTAGAAAAGGCGGGCTATGAGCCGCGCAACTTCCCGGAGATGGCCTGGACGGGCGATCTGCACGGGGTGGCGCAAATCCACCTCGATCCGCGCTTTGCCTGGGTTGTGGCCCAGGTGGAAACCCACACCCGGCAATACCTAGAGGCCCTAGGGCTGGATTTGGATCAGGTGGATTTGTACATCCAGCGGGCTTGGCCCGTGGTGTCGCGCCATCAGCAGGAGGTGGGTTCCCACTGCCACAACACCGCCCACATTAGCGCCGTGTACTACGTAGCGGTGCCAGAATCGGGCAGCGATGAGGCGGGTTGTTTGGCCTTTTTTGATGATGTTCGCCAAAACGAAGTGAGCCCCGGCCTGGGCAGCGAAAACACCGACATCATCGCCCAGTGGAACTACCTCAACCAAGACCAGGCCCTTTACCTGCCGACGGAGGGGCGTTTGATCGTGTTTCCCTCCAAACAGCGCCACGGCGTCACCCTAAACCACACCGAAGGGCTACGGATTTCCCTGTCCTTTGATATCGTGCTCACCGCCGCCCCCGGCCAATCGGCGGGTTCCTACGAATTTTTGACCCCGCCCCCCAGCCAGTGGAAACGGTTTGGGGAGAGCTAG
- the argF gene encoding ornithine carbamoyltransferase translates to MPSLRGRDLLSLSDLSADELAGLLEFAADLKAGRSNPLFPNKVLGLLFRKASTRTRVSFSVAMYQLGGQVLDLHAGVTQVGRGEPTSDTARVLDRYLDVVAIRTFDQAEIQEFADYASIPVINALTDLEHPCQILADLLTIQEEFGDLKGLTLTYLGDGNNVAHSLLLGCAMVGMNVHIASPEGYTPDPAIVAQAQALATHDAQVMITQDPEAAVRGAQVLYTDVWASMGQEDLADQRLPIFQPYQVNDALLSQASPDAIVLHCLPAHRGEEITHEVIEGTASRVWDQAENRMHAQKALLASVLG, encoded by the coding sequence ATGCCATCGTTACGCGGACGCGATCTTCTCAGCCTTAGCGACCTCAGTGCCGACGAACTTGCCGGACTCCTGGAATTTGCCGCCGACCTGAAGGCGGGCCGGAGCAATCCGTTGTTTCCCAACAAGGTGCTGGGGCTGCTGTTTCGCAAAGCCTCGACCCGCACCCGCGTGAGTTTTTCCGTGGCCATGTACCAACTGGGGGGGCAGGTGTTGGATCTCCATGCTGGCGTCACCCAGGTAGGGCGCGGCGAACCCACCAGCGACACCGCCCGCGTGTTAGATCGCTATCTGGATGTGGTGGCCATTCGCACCTTTGACCAGGCCGAAATCCAGGAATTTGCCGACTACGCCAGCATTCCCGTCATCAACGCCCTCACCGACCTAGAGCATCCCTGCCAAATTCTGGCCGACCTGCTCACCATTCAAGAGGAATTTGGCGACCTCAAGGGGCTGACCCTCACCTACTTGGGCGACGGCAACAACGTGGCCCACTCTCTGCTGCTGGGCTGCGCCATGGTCGGCATGAACGTCCACATCGCCTCCCCCGAAGGCTACACCCCCGATCCGGCCATTGTGGCCCAGGCCCAAGCCCTTGCAACCCACGATGCCCAGGTGATGATTACCCAAGATCCAGAGGCAGCGGTGCGGGGGGCGCAGGTGCTCTATACCGACGTGTGGGCCAGCATGGGTCAGGAAGATTTGGCGGATCAACGCTTGCCCATCTTCCAGCCCTACCAGGTCAACGACGCCCTCCTCAGCCAAGCCAGCCCCGACGCCATCGTGCTCCACTGCCTGCCCGCCCACCGGGGCGAAGAAATCACCCACGAGGTGATCGAAGGCACCGCCTCGCGGGTGTGGGATCAGGCGGAAAACCGGATGCACGCCCAGAAGGCCCTTCTTGCCAGCGTCCTCGGCTAG